GATCATGGAATTCATTAGTTAAACTTAAACCATAAAGTGGAGTTTGGGAGAGTGGCATGCGGGTTGTTATGTGTGAAATTGACTGCTTGGAAATTATTGATACGCTGCAAGGGGATCAGATAGATTTTCATGAGCTCGCTGCTGAGTTTGTTGAGGTCAGGAGTTTGCTGCAGCAAGATTGGGAGGTCCAGCTCTTGCACATTCCGAGAAGTGTAAATGATGTTGCGGATTGTCTTGCCGGATTAGGGGCTACTCGCCAGTGTGCGTTGCTTCGTTTGGATATTCCACCTGTGGAGGTGGATCCCATCTTGGCTAGGGATTTGTTAGCCTTgtagttttcttttctttattgtttatttttcgatatacaaaaaaaaaaccataaaatgGAGGATCTGAATCTATATATTACTACTTTAACCTTGGGGCCGCTTTGGtataatttttcctttttattatttgcccTCTCTTGCTTTCTTGCCACCAAAAAAATCCAACTCTTTATTCGCCTAAACAATGAACTCATCTTTTAGAATTAGTTATTCATGCCTTAGTTCCTTAGGTGCGATAAATGAGACTTTAATTCACTTCTATACAATATTATTGGGAAGTATCAAGCAACACTCCAGGGACCTCCTAGCACTTCTCTTGATGGTCCAAACTGAAATGATACGTTCTTATAAAAACCCTTGAAAACTCTATTTTGTTTTCTAGATAGTGTTCAAACTAGATCAAAATGGTTGCCAAAAGTGTGTTTTCCTCTAGTGTTCAAATTGAACTTAAGCCGTGTAAAGACGAACTACACAATTTAACCGATGATAACTTGGAAGAATAATGCTTCGGTGAGAACTGATCAAAATTCATACACTTGGCATCTCTATGAAGCTCAAACATGACAACCACTTTAGAACGTCAATACGTAACTTGCTCTTAGGCGTAGATAAGTGCTTCTTTCCTTGTAGGTGCTTTGAACTTTAGATGTGCCTCACGACTTTGATGTGCTTTGAACCTTTGGTATGCTTCTTGGTTGGCATGACATCGGATGAGCCTAGAAGTTTGAATCCAGCTTGACCTTGAGAACCTTGTTCTCTTGAAATCACCTTCAATTCGAACCTGAACTTATGTCCCTTAACCTTGAATACTTCAATCTTTTAACAATCAACTTCAATTCATGAGTATGACTTCAAGTGGGCCTAAACACTTTGGCTTTATACTAGCTTGAAACTTTTGACGTTTAAGAATTCCCTACAAATTAACTTTGTGAATTTATGCTTGTGTTGGTCTTAGACCCTATATTATATTCAATAGAATTCATCAGGCACCTATTATATATGCGCGCAATAAAACCATTCACTTCTATCTCATCTTGGGGTTAGGTCTTCAAATTTTCTACTGAAACCTTCTCTTGTGCTGAATAAGAGggtttcttctaacttaactaattttaaaaaaatttagtaaTGTTGGGTAACAGTTGGGCATTCTTATTCGATCGCATAATGGTAGATAGTTCTTGCTTCCAAGTTTCAATCAAAAGCTTTTATAATGAGAAATCAGCATCTGCATTAATTAACAAATGAGTTACTTCAGGTAAAGCTGTAAAAATGAATTCTTAATCAgtaaacaattatttttttaaccaaaagtTATACATATTTCCTCAATTTCCATAATATTCTCTCGGTCAAgtgtatataaataaatataaaagtgGTCATTGAAAGTGTACTTGCGGCTATCACGTATAAGGCACCTTTATACATATTcttcagaaaattgagaaaagACAATAGCTAGAGccaatcatcaagcaaaatgGGTTTGGCTAATGCTAGCTCATTTGTCGTATAAGAATGTTGATCAATTGAATCTCATTTTCTGACAAATAAAAATTTGGTACATGGGGGATGATAGTGTCTTATATGGGGAAAAATAATGAACCATGTAGGCCATTAAGGGAACCTAATGTAATTAAAAATTCATAATTCAAAACCGCCCCCATCCTCTTGCTTATAAAGATGGTGATGAATGATTATGATTTGCACAAAGCATAGCATAGAGCCAGAAACAACCAAAAATTCTAAAAGAGTAAAAGACTAACAAACCCCAACATGACTGGTTCTGGATCTCCCTGTGGAGCCTGCAAATTCTTGAGGAGGAAGTGTGTGAGAGGTTGTGTTTTTGCACCTTACTTTTGCCATGAACAAGGTGCTACTCATTTTGGAGCCATTCATAAGGTCTTTGGTGCAAGCAATGTCTCAAAGCTCCTTGCTCACATCCCTGTGAGTGATCGTTGTGAAGCTGCAGTTACCATCTCATATGAAGCTCAAGCTAGACTTCAAGATCCAATTTATGGTTGTGTTGCTCATATTTTTGCACTTCAACAACAGGTTTATTCCTCTTTCATGATGAGTTAATTACAAGCAAAAGCAATCTCACTATTTAGTTGAAACCCTAGCTGGTTTGTGCTAATTACCAGAGTCACTATATTGTAAAAGAAATTAGGTTTCGGATATTCGCATAGCGCAAACACCCCACAAACACCCAAActtaaaaagaaagagaataaagagaaataaatttgatgtaTATATATGATGAGAAGCgataagaagagagatagagagaaaacTTTGTTGCCTGTGGAATGCGTAACTATTTGAATGTCTAAGTATCAGGAGACTAACATATGCACTTTTTGCTTTGATCTTTGTAGGTGGTAAATTTACAAACACAACTGGCTTATCTCAGGGAACAAGCAGCTCATAGATGTCTTAATACCTCAGCTGCTGAAAACTCTAATGAGAAGTACCTTGGAAAACCTACTAATTTTACTTTGCCCCAAGATCTTCAAAGTTGGCTCCAGATGGAAAATTCCAACATGGGTGGTCCTCAATTTCTTCCAAACTTGTCCACCAATTCTTCAACAACACAATATTATGGGAGTACTACTCTCTTGGACCCTAACCTT
This is a stretch of genomic DNA from Lotus japonicus ecotype B-129 chromosome 1, LjGifu_v1.2. It encodes these proteins:
- the LOC130732653 gene encoding LOB domain-containing protein 29-like, producing the protein MTGSGSPCGACKFLRRKCVRGCVFAPYFCHEQGATHFGAIHKVFGASNVSKLLAHIPVSDRCEAAVTISYEAQARLQDPIYGCVAHIFALQQQVVNLQTQLAYLREQAAHRCLNTSAAENSNEKYLGKPTNFTLPQDLQSWLQMENSNMGGPQFLPNLSTNSSTTQYYGSTTLLDPNLVGIYENSGLTMEESISVSNFDESCSSMSYDMQKQWAFHEVHNIQ